CCCGGCTTCAGATGCGGCTCTCCAGCATGATTTTCAACCCGTCGAAGGGCAGCTCCTCCCGGCACACCCCCCCCGAGCACACCAACCCCCCGCGCTGGTCCCCGTAGTAGACCGTCAGGTCGTGATCGGGGCCCAGGTGCACCGTGACCTCCCCCGCGAGCCAGTAGTTCCGCGTCTCGTTCGGCCGCAGGTCGCCCATCGCGTACTGGCCCGAAAGAGTGGCCGAGAAGTACTCCGGCCAGTTGTAGGTCACCGACCCCTGCGGGTTCTGTTCGTTGGTCTCGATTTCCGAGTAGGTCCCATTCACCTCGTGGATGTTTATGGTCTCGTAGCGGAAGTGCAGCGCCAGGGAGTGGCCGTTTTGGAAGGTGTAGGAGGCCTCGAGGTCGGGCCAGAGCTCGGCGCGCTCGTAGAGGTAGTAGGTGTCGTCGTCGGGATCGCCGACCTCGTAGCTCTCGTCGTGGAGCCAGAACCCGCCGACGGCGTGCCAGGGCCAGGCGTCCCAGCGGACCTCGCCGCCGTACTCGGGCCGCTCCCGCTCCCGCCGGGAATCCCACGCGTCGCAGTAGCCGCCGCTCACGGAAAGACCCATCCACGGCGAGACGGTCAGGCGCGCCAGATACCCCTCCTCGTCAACCCCGGTGTGGGTGGATTCCAGAGGCTTGCCGGAGAAGCTCACCTCGGGCGGCGCGTTCCACTCGTTGTAGAAATGCTCGTAATTTTTATACTCCAGAAGGAGGGAGTTGCGCCCCAGGTAGCCCACCGCCGAGGCGTAAACGGCCTCGCCGGAGTAGGGCGCGAAACCCAGGCCGGAATGCTCGTACCCGTCGCTCTGGGCGTACTCGGCGTAGAGGTCGGCGTAGTCCGTTGTGACGGAGAGGTGGGCCGCCGGCATGAACAGCCGCTTGCGGACGGCCTCCCCGGTGAAGAGGTCGGTTGCCAGGTGCTGGTCCATGGAGACGACGCCCCCGCCGACCTCGATCCAGGGCACGAAGGGGTTGACGGAGACCTCGAAACCCCGCACGTCGTCGGTGTACGCGTTCAGGGGGTCGTGGTCGTAGGTCCCCCGCCCGGCCAGCGCCGTGGCGGAAATCCAGCCCAGGTCCAGCCGCCCGTAGAAGCCCTGGATGAACTTGTCCACGTCCTCGAAGACGGGGTCGTCGTAGAGGTGCAGGGTCAGGCCGCGGCCGAAGGTCGTGTAGATACTCCCGTAGTACCCCTCCGCCTCCTCGCTCCGGTAGCCCGCGTACCACTTGAAGAGGTCGGCCTCGTACATCCGCTCCCCGGCGACGTTGTCGTAGCGCGGCTGCCAGAACCGCAGCGTCCCCGCCAGATAGAAGTTCCCCACCCCGATGGTGGCCGTCAGGTCGTCCTCGAAGCTCTGCAGGCCGTAAATCTTGTCCATCCCGCTGTTGACGTAAGCGTACTCGTGCAGGCGGTACACGGCGGTGTTGGTCACCTGGATCGAGACGCCGGGGTCGGTGTCCAGGCCGATGACGCCCACCAGCGGGACCTCTTCGTACCACTCCTCGTCCTCGGGGACGTCGCCCTCCTCCGGCTCCTGGGCCAGGGCGGGGACGAGAAGGGCGAGGGTGGCAAGGATGGCCGTGATGCGCACGGTTACCGCCTCCTGTCTGGGTTGACGTACGGTCTTTCGAGACGTGACGACCGGTCGCGTCGGCGGCCGGTCATAGGCGGGGAATCGAAAATGCGCAGCCTACTCCAGCCCCAACGCCTCGCGGATCGCCGTCTCTATCTTGTCCTCGTCGCCGGGCTGGATGCGGCGAAAGGTCTGGTAGATGTTGCCCGAGAGGTCTATGACGACGATGAAGGGGATGCCTGCGTCGCCGCCCTGATAGGCGGTGAGCGCCGCGGCGTTCTTGTCCAGGACGATGGTGTAGGTGACCCCGACCTCCCTCGCCTTGGCCTTTACGCTGGAGACGTTGCGGGGCAGGTCCTCGGAGATGCCGATGACCACGAGCCCCTGGCCCTTGTACGTCTGCCACATGTCCTCCATGTGGGGCATGACGGTCAGGCAGGGGGCGCAGCCCACGGCCCAGAAGTCGAGGACGACGACCTTGTCGCCGATGAAGGTCGAGAGCTTGACCTGGTTGCCGTTCACGTCTTCGAGCATGAAGAGGGGGGCCTTGCGCATGGCTTCTGCGCCGACGGCGGTGGCCGCGACCAGGACGAGGAGCGTGGCGATTGAAACCAGTTTCCGCATTTTCTTCCCCCTTGAGCGGTGAAAACGAACCTCTTCGAGGGTTGCTAAAGGATAGCCGAACCCAGCGGTTTTTTCCAGCCTACGGTCCCGCCCATTATCGGCAAAAGGGGCGGCAGTGTCAACTCCGGCGGGCCGCCTTGACACCACCCGCTCCGGCGAATAGCATAATCCCCCGTCCCACCGATCCTCCCGAGGCTGAAATCCATGGGCCGTCCGCGGCGAACCGCCCTCTTCTACGTCCCCTACACCGCCATCGGCGGCAGCCACCACAGCCTCCTGGGCTTCATCGAGGGGCTGGGGCCCGGCTGGCGGGCGATAGTCGTATACAACGAGGAAAACCCGGCTTTCACCGAGCTCTACGAGGGACGCGGGGTGGAGTGCCGGCGGCTGGAGGCGCCCGGCGTGCTCTACGTCCGCGACCTGCGGCACCCCTGGCGCACGGCGCGGGACCTCTGGCGGACGGTGCGTGGGCTGCGGCGCATCGCGCGCGAGGAACGGGCCGCGGTTCTCTACGGCGAGTCTTTCATCGGGCGACTGCTGGCCGGGCTCTCCGTCGCCGGGCTCCCCACCGCGGCGCTGGGCTACATCCGCATGTGCCGCGACGCTGGGCTGGCCGACCGGCTGGCCTACGTCCTGGCTGACGCCTACGTGGTCATCTCGGAGACGGTCCTGCGGGTGGCGGTGCCCTGGGCATCCCTGCGGCCGCGCAAGCTTTTCAAAATATTCAACGGCGTGCGGCTGGACCGCTTCCGACCGGCCCCCCCCGACGCCGGTCTGAAAAAACGGCTCGGGATTGACGGCCATCCCACGATCGGCTACTACGGCCGCTTCGCCCCGTTCAAGTGCCCCGACACGCTCCTGGAATCGCTGGCGATTCTGCGGCGAAGAGGGCACACGGAAGTGCGTCTGCTCCTGGTCGGGGCGCCCCAGGAGGAGGTCTACCCCGGCTTCGCGGCTGGTATGGAGGAAATCATCGGGCGCGAGGGGCTCGACGGGGCCGTGGTGCGCACCGGATTCGTCGGCGACGTGCGGGACTACGTCCGGGCGGCGGACATCGTCGCCGTGCCCAGCGACCTGGAGCCATTCGGTCGGGCGGTGATCGAGGCGATGGCGCTCGAGCGGCCCGTGGTGGGCGGGAACAACGGGGGGATACCGGAGATAGCGACCGACGGCGTGGACGCGCTGTTGGTGCCGCCTCGGGACCCCGTAGCCCTGGCCGACGCCCTCGAGCGGCTCCTCGACGACCCGGCGCTGGCGCGGAGGCTGGCCGTGGCCGGCCGGCGGACGGTGGAACGGCGCTTCGATATGCGGCGCAACCAGGGAAAACTGCGCGCGCTGGTGGAGCTCCTGGCCCGGCGCCGGGCGGGATTCTCGCCGTAGGGGTAGCCACGGTCCCCCTCTCCCCGTGGGAGCGGCTCGCCGACGGGGTCAGGGGTGAGGGCTGCCTTATAAAAAACGGGCGGACCTAAAGGTCCGCCCCTACGTCATCGCAATCCGCGAGGTACGGGTTAGGGTGAGGGGTAAAAGCGGCGGGGAAGGGATTCCCCGCCCTACATTTAGAACCGCGCAATTGCCCGTAGGGGCGACCGTCCACGGTCGCCCGCGGGCGGGGACGGAGCCCCGCCCCTATATCCTCGCAACCGGCGAGAAACGGCCTCCCTCTCCCTCCGGGAGAGGGATTGAGGGTGAGGGCCACCGTATAAAAAACGGGCCGACCTGAACGGCGGGCCGTCGGTCCGCCCCTACGTCATCGCAATCCGCGAGGCACGGGTTAGGGTGAGGTGTGGAAGCGGCGGGGATTAAAATCACCGCCCTACATATCGGCGAACAACGGTTAATAACCTACGGGCCGACCTAAAGGTCGGCCCCTACATCATCGCAACCAGGGCGCGTCTGAAAACCCGCCCCTACGTCATCCCAATCGGCCGCCCCACATATTCGGGCGCACCGTGCCATGCGACCCCTTTTTGTTTATACTTGACCCCGTAATCCACCGGCCCGCACACACATGCTCATCCTCCACTACCTCGTGGACCTGCTGCTCTCGGGCCCCCACCGGGGCACGGCGGAGGTGTGCGCCCGCCTGAAGGAGCGGGGGTTCACCTGCGTCGCGGCCAGCCTCACCGGCGACGGCCCCGGCCGGGCGTACTTCGACGAGCGCGGCGTGGAGCTGCACCTCGTCGGCGGACCGGGGGACTCATCACTGAAACTGGGGCTCGAGCTGGCCCGCCTGGCGAAGCGGATAGGCGCCACCGCCCTCCACGGCCACCCCAACCGCCTGCCGACCTGGATCGCCGGCCTCGTGACCGGACGGCCGGCCTTCGTCACCTTCCACCGCTACGGCTTCGATTCCCCCCTCGAACGGCGGCTGACGAAGCTCACCTCGCCCTTCATGGGCGGCTACGCCTGCGTCTCGCGCCGGGTGCGCGACTACGTGCTGGACGTGGACCGCGTTCACCCCAGCCGCGTGGCCCTGGTGCCCAACGGCCTGGACACGGAGCGGTTCCGGCCGGGGATTATTGAAAGGGAGGATGCCCGGCGGGGGCTGGGCCTCGGGCCGGGGGAAACGGTGCTGGGCTACGTGGGCCGTCTGGGGCACCGCAAGGGGCTGGACCACCTGCTGCGGGCCGCGGCGCGGATTCCCGGCTCGATCGTGCTCCTGGCCGGGGCGGGCTACCACGAGGAACACCTGCGGGACCTGGCCCGGGAACTGGGCACGGGCGACCGGGTGCGGTTTTTGGGGACGGTTCCCGACCCGCGGCCGGTGTACGCCGCCTGCGACCTGGCGGTGGCCGTCGGGCGCGGCGAGAGCTTCAACCGGGGGATGGCCGAGCCTCTGGCGCTGGGCGTCCCGGCGGTGGGGCTGGCCCAGGGCGGCTGCGTGGAGATTCTGCCGCGCGAGGCGCGGGGGCTCCTGATTTTCGAATACTCGGACCGGGCGCTCGGTGAAAAAATCGCAAAGCTCCTGGACGACCCCGCGGGGACGAGGGCCATGACCGACGCCGCCTCGCGTCACATCCGCCAGAACCACAGCCTGGAGGCGATGACCGAGGGCTACGTCGAACTTTACACGCGGGTGCTTCTCGAGGGAAAAAGGCCGGCGGATTCGAGTCGGCCGCCGCGGGCGCCCCGCCTACCCGGTGTCGAAGACTCCGATCGCACGCCCCACGCCGTGGACGGCGAGGGCTACGCCGGGCCGCACCTGGACCCCGGCCTGGGCGGCAAGAGGCTGCTGTGACCCGGCTGGAGGCCGACCCGCCCCCCCTCGACGGAGAGGGCGCGACCGGGCCGGTGTATTCAGCGATAAAGGCAGCTGCGTTGCACCGGCGCTGTCACGGTTTTTGCTTCGCATAGCTCGCTTCGCTCGGTTTTGCTGAGTTCGTAAGCCTTGGATAATTCCCGCGTCGTCGTGCGGCAAAAACGTGTGCCAGCGCCTCCCCCCTCCCTGAACCGCAACCTTTTCGAGATATTCAACGCTCTCGAAGGGTGAATCAAAAGACCGATGGAAGACCTCCGCCGCGAGCTCGAGCGCTTCATCACCCCGGGGCTGGCCCGCTACGCCCTGTCCGAGGCCGCCCGGATTGACGACCTCCTCCGCGAGCTGGGAACCCTGGAGCGCCGATACCACACCCTGGCGAGGGCCTGGCCGCTGCGCTGGACCCTCACCGCCGAGGGCGACGGGCCGGTCCTCCTGGAACCCGGGACGGCGCTGGTCTGCGCCCCGGCCGACGACGCCTACGAGACCGACGCCGCGGTGGCCGAGCTCCTCCTGGCCGCCCTCGAGGAGTACTCGGGACACCTTCTGGCCTGGGGCGGCGGGGTGCTGGTCGCCTTCTTCCCCGAGACCGGCAGCGACGCCCACATCTTCCGCGCCTGCCTGACGACCGAGCAGCTCATCGAGGAGCTGGATTCCGCGCCCCGGGTGACCATCGCCGGGGGAAAGGGGGGCCTCTTCATCCTGGAGGCGCTGGGGCGGTATCTGGCGCTGCCGGCGGGCCAGGCGGTGGAGGACGCGCTCCGGCTCCTGGCCCACACACCCGCCGGGCGGGCCTACCTCTCCCGGGAGCTGGCGGAGGTCGTCAGCGAGCGGTTCCAGGTTCGCCGGGAGGAGGGGTACTTCTCCCTGGGGTCCAAGGAGCGGGGCCGGCGGGTGATGCCGGCCCAGGTGGACGACCCCATCCCGGAGCCGCCGGAGAGGCTCCTGGACCGCCTGAGTCGGGCGGCGGCCGGCATGGAGCGCGCCCGGCCCTGGCTCGCCCCCTGGCAGCTCATCCCCCTCGGCTCGCGCCACCAGGGCGAGAGGCGGCTGGCGGTGGAGGGGGTCCTGGCCCTCGGCTGGCCCGGCCCCCGGGGGCTGGTGGAGGAGGGCCTCGACGAGGCCCAGGGCCGTCTGCGCGTCGAGGCGGAAATCTGCGCCAACTGGGGCGGCGAGCTCTGGGGCGCCGTGCCCCACGAGGGCGGGCTGGCCACGCTCTACGTCTTCGCCGAGCCCTCGGCGGCGGCGGGGGCCGGATACGCCGTCCTCTCGGAATTCAGCGACCGCTCCGGCGGTCTGGCCGCCGGCCCCCTCTCCGACTATTACCTCCGCGGGGCCCATTCATCGGTGGTCGTCCCGGCCGGAGAGCCGCTCCTGCGGGCGGTCCGCTCGGCCGTCCTCGCGCCGGCGGGCACACTGGTCTGCCCCCCCGAGGACGCCCCCGCGGCGGAGCCGGATTTCGAGGAGGAGCGCGAAATCGCCGTCGCCGACCGGAGGCTCTGCATCCTGGTCCCCTCCCATGCCCGGGAGGAGGCGGGGCAGCCGCTGTTGGGCCTGGAAAAAATCCTGGCGCGCGCCGATGTGTGGCTGGAGGAGCTCCGCCAGGGGCGGCCGGTGGTCGGGGTCGTCACCGGTGAGCCGGGCAGCGGGAAGAGCCGCCTGGCGTCGGAGCTCTGCGACCTGTTCGCCGAACTGGGCGACGCCCACCTCTTCCGCGCCCAGCCCTGGTGGAGCTACGACCCCTACGGCCTGTGGCGGCGGATGCTGCTGGCGGTGTGGGGCCCCGTGTCCAGCTCCGCGGCGGCCGAGGCGCAGCGGCGGGCCCTGGGCGAGGCGGCACCCCGGCTGGCCGAGTTCATCGCCCTGTTCACCGGCGGGAAGCTCTCGGAGCCGCTGTGGGGCCTGACGCCCGGCGAGAAGGGGGAGATGGCCGGCGAGCTGCTGCTGGCAGCCATCGAGGCCCGGGGCGGGCGACCGCTCACCGTGGTCGTGGACGACGCCGAGTGCCTCGACCCCGGTTCCGTTTCGTTGATCCGCTCCCTTACCGGGGCGGGACCGCCGCTGGCCGTCATCCTCTGCGGCAACGAGGCCCCCAAGGGGACTCAGGCGCCCGCCGTCGCCATCGAGCCGCTGCCGCCCGCCGAGGCGGAGGGGCTCTTCAAGACCCTCTCCGGCCGGGATGCCGGGGCGCTGGGCCCCGTCTCGGAACGGGAGCTCCTGCCGGGGCGCCTGACCTACCTGGCGCTCCTGGCGGGGCGCGACCGGCTGACGACCCTCCACGCCCGCCTGCCCCTGGACCGGCTGGCGGCGGAGCTCTTCGCCCTGGAAACCGACCCCGGGGCGCTTGAGACGGTGTCGGTGCTGGGGCCGCGCTTTTCGGCCGGCGACCTGGCCGCGGTCAGCGACGACGTCTCCCCGCTGCGGGCCCGGCTGGCCGAGTGCTCCCTGGTGATCCGGGAGGGCGGGGAGTACGCCTTCGCCGGTCAGGCCGCCTGGCGGGCCGCCTACGCCGCGGTGGACCCCGGGCGCCGCCGCGAGCTGCACTTCAACGCCGCCCGCTTCTACCAGCGCCAGCACGGCGGGGTGGTGGCCCAGGCGGTGAACCACTTCATGAACTGCGGGGACCCGGCGGAGCGGATAACCGCCCTGGAGCTGGCCGGGCAACTGGCCGCCGAGGTGGGCTCCTTCGACGCGGCCATCTCCTACTACGCCGACGCGGTGGAGGCCGCCCCGGACCGCCGGGCCGTACGGAGGCTCCGCGCCGGGCTGGCGGGGATTCTCGCCTCGGAGCGCCGCTTCGGCGACGCCGGCGCCATCCTGGTGGAGCTCTACGACCAGGCGGAGGAGGGGGAGGAGGCCGAGCGGGCCGAGCTGGCCCTCCAAAACGCCTCCATCCACTGCGCCAGGGGGGAGCCGGACGAGGTCGAGTTCTGGACCGGCCGGTCGGCGGCCTGCGACCCCGAGGGCCGCTGGGATGCGCGGCGCGAGCTGCTACTGGGCGAGACGGCGCTGCGGATAAACAAGCGGGAGGAGGCGCTCGGACACCTGGAGCGGGCGGGGGCGGATGAAGGCCGCGACGGCGCGCGGGCCCGGGCGCTCCTGGGGAAGACGCTCCTGGAGCTGGGGCGCCCCGACGAGGCCTACGGACCCCTGGCCTCCGTTCTGGAGTGGGCGGAGGCGACCGGCCACCTCTCCCTGGCCGCCGAGGCGCAGCAGGGGCTGGCCGAAATCTACCAGAACCGCCGCGAAGCGACCAAGGCCCTCGAGGCGCTGGAGGCCGCCCTGGCCCGGGAGCGTTCACTTTTGCAGGCCGGGCAGGTGGCCGAAACCCAGGCCCGCCTGGGCGAGCTCTACCTGGAGCACGGCCGCGGCCCGGAAGCGGAAAGCTCCCTGCGCGAGGCGGAGCGCACCTTCGAGCGCCTGGGCAACGAGACCCGCCGGGCGGCGGTCCGGCAGGAGCGGGCGCTGGTCCTGACGAATCTGGGGCGGCTCGCCGAGGCCCGGGAGATAACCGAAGAGCTCCTGCGCGTCCGGGTGGGGAAGAGGGACCGCTTCGGCACGGCCCGGCTGTCCTGCGAGCTCGGGCGGCTGGCCGATTACCTGGGGGACTGGACCGCCGCCGCCCGCCACCTCGACGCGGCCCTGGTGGGGGCCAAGGAGCTGGGGGACGCCGAACTGCTCAAAAAGGCCCGCCTGGCCTACGCCGACACCCTCCTCGGCCGGGGGGAAACGGCGGAGGGGCTCGAGGCGCTCCGCGAGGCGGGGGACGAGGAGGAGACGGACCACCGGACGGCGGAGTTCTACCGCTCGCTCCACCTCTTCGCCGAGGCGGCCGCCCTCCACTCAAAGGCGCTGGCGAGGGGCGACGGGGCGGACCCGCGGCTGCGGCTGGCCCTGTCCCTGGACCGCCTGGCCTCGGGGGACACCTCCGCCGGGCGGAAGGCCGTGGAGGGCGTCGAGTGGCCGAAGCGCCCGGACCACGAGCTCACCCTGAACCGCCTGTGGGCCAGGGCGCTCCACGAGACGGGCCTGGGGCGCAAAGTGACCGAGGCCTGCCGCGACTACCGCGAGAGGGCGGAGGCCTCCGGCGACCTGCGCCACCGGCTCCGGGCGGCCCGGCTCTCGGCCGACGTGGACTCCATCTCCGGCGACGCGGAACGGGCGCGGGCGATACTCGACGAGGCCCTGGCGTACCCCGAGGTGCCGGCGATCACCTGGCAGCTCCACTTCCTGGCGGGGCTCCTGGCCGGACGGGCGGGGGATAACGAAGGAAAGCGCGCCCATTTCAAGCGGGCCCTGGCCGCCCTCGAGCGCCTGGCGGCCGGACTCCCGGATAAAAGGCTCAAGAGCCGACTCCTGGCGGGCGACCCGGCCCAAATCCTCCGGCGGGGGTGAGAGTGGCCCGGCAGAATCCGAAAAAAACCCCGATGATGCGCCAGTACCTCGCCTTCAAGGAGCGGTACCCGGACCACATCCTGCTGATGCGCATGGGCGACTTCTACGAGAGCTTCGGGGAGGACGCCCGCCGGGTGGCCGAGACGCTGGACATCGCCCTGACCACCCGGGACAGGGGTCAGCCGGACGCGGTCCCCCTGGCCGGCATCCCGCACCACGCGCTGGGGTCGTACCTGCCGAAACTACTGGCGGCGGGGCACCACGTGGCGCTGGCGGAGCAGCTCGTCGAGGGGGACCCGCTGGACGCCACCTCCTCCCCCGCGCGTTCCTCGGGCGCGCAGACCAAAAAGCGCGGCGACGGCGACACGGGACTGGTCGAGCGCGAGATAGTCCGCCTCTACTCCCCTGGCACACTCTACGAGGAGGAGCTCCTGGGCGGCGCCCGGTCCAGCTACCTCGCCGCCCTGGCCGAGGGGCGGGGCGGGTACGGGGTGGCCCTGGCCGAGCTCTCCACCGGCGAGCTTCTGCTGGCCGAGTTCGCCGGACCCGGCATGCGGGAGACGGCCCTGGCGGAAATTTCCCGCCGCGCGCCCCGCGAGATTCTGCTGCCCGAATCCGCCGTCCACCTCGAGGCGGAGCTCCCGCCGGAGGCCGGGGTCACCCGGCGGCCGGACACCGACTTCACCCCGGACGCCGTCCGCCGCCTGCGGGAGCATTTCGGGGTGGCCACCCTGGAGGGATTCGGGGTTGAGGGGTATAAATTGGCACAGCGGGCCGCCGCCGCCGTGGTCGCCTACCTCGGGGAGACCCAGCTCGGGGGGCCGCTCAACCTCCGCCCGCCGAGGCCCCTCGAGCGGGGCGAATTTCTCCGCCTGGACCGGCCCACGGTGGACACCCTGGAGCTGGTCACCTCGTCCGCCGACCGGACGAGCAGCCGGCGGAGCCTCCTGGAGCTGGTGGACCTGACGCGGACCCCCATGGGCCGGCGTCTGCTGCGGGATTGGCTGGTGGCGCCGCTGGCGCGTCTGGAACCCATTCTGGAACGCCAGGCCGCCACGGCCGACCTGGTGGGGGACGCCGACGCGCGCGCCGACCTGCGCGAACGGCTCTCGGGCCTGGGGGACCTGGAGCGGGCCGCGGGGCGGGTGGCCCTGCGCAAGGCCGCGCCCCGGGACCTGGTCCTGATCCGCGACACGCTCGGCCGCGTCCCCGCCCTGACCGAGTGGCTGAAGGAAAGGAAAGAGAGCGCCTGGGCGACGCTGGGTAAAGGGCTGGAGGAACTCGCCGAGGCCGGAGAATTGCTGAAGCGGGCCCTGGTGAAGGAGCCGGGCCAGGTCGGCTCGGGCGGCGTCATCGCCCCGGGCTGGGACCCCGACTTCGACCGGGCCAACGAGGAGCTCGAGGAGGCGGAGCGCTGGATCCGCGGGCTCCAGGAAAAGGAGCGCGAGCGCACCGGCATCGGCAGCCTCAAGGTCGGTTACAACAAGGTTTTCGGCTACTTCCTCGAGGTGCAGCGCTCCAAGGCGGACCGCGTCCCCGAGGACTACCTCCGCAGGCAGACCCTGGTCGCCGCCGAGCGCTACATCACCCCGGAGCTCAAGGAGAAGGAGGCGGTGGTCGTCCGGGGCCGGGAGCGCCTGGCCGGCCTCGAGGCCAGGCTATTCCGCAGGCTCCTCGAGGAGCTGGACCGCTGGACGCCGGAGCTGGCAAAACTCTCCGGGGCGCTGGCCCGGCTGGACACCGTCGCCTCCCTGGCCGAGACGGCCGCCCGGGGCGGATGGTGCAAGCCCAAGCTCGACCTGTCGCGCGACCTGGAGCTCGCCGAGGGCCGACACCCCCTGGTCGAGCGCCACGGGAAGGGCCCCTTCGTGCCCAACGACTGCCGCCTCTCGGGCGGGGACCGGCAGTTGATGCTCCTCACCGGCCCCAACATGGCCGGCAAATCAACCTACCTGCGCCAGGTGGGGCTGGCGGTGATCCTGGCGCAGATGGGTTCCTTCGTCCCGGCTCGTGCGATGCGCCTGGGGCTGGTGGACGCGGTCTTCACGCGGGTGGGCGCCGCCGACGACATCGCCCGCGGCCTCTCCACCTTCATGGTCGAGATGACCGAGACCGCCCGGATAGTCAACTGCGCCACGCCGAGGAGCCTGCTTTTATTGGACGAGGTGGGCCGGGGGACGAGCACCACCGACGGGGTGGCCATCGCCTGGGCCGTGGCCGAGCACCTCCACGATTCGGGAGAGCTCGCGGCGCGGACCGTCTTCGCCACCCACTACCACGAGCTGACGCGGCTGGTGGAGGTGCTGCCCCGGGCGTTCAACATGCAGATGGCGGTGTCGGAGAGCGGGGGCGAGGTGCGCTTCCTGCACCTGGTGGAGGAGGGCGCGGCGCGGTCGAGCTA
The genomic region above belongs to bacterium and contains:
- the mutS gene encoding DNA mismatch repair protein MutS, yielding MARQNPKKTPMMRQYLAFKERYPDHILLMRMGDFYESFGEDARRVAETLDIALTTRDRGQPDAVPLAGIPHHALGSYLPKLLAAGHHVALAEQLVEGDPLDATSSPARSSGAQTKKRGDGDTGLVEREIVRLYSPGTLYEEELLGGARSSYLAALAEGRGGYGVALAELSTGELLLAEFAGPGMRETALAEISRRAPREILLPESAVHLEAELPPEAGVTRRPDTDFTPDAVRRLREHFGVATLEGFGVEGYKLAQRAAAAVVAYLGETQLGGPLNLRPPRPLERGEFLRLDRPTVDTLELVTSSADRTSSRRSLLELVDLTRTPMGRRLLRDWLVAPLARLEPILERQAATADLVGDADARADLRERLSGLGDLERAAGRVALRKAAPRDLVLIRDTLGRVPALTEWLKERKESAWATLGKGLEELAEAGELLKRALVKEPGQVGSGGVIAPGWDPDFDRANEELEEAERWIRGLQEKERERTGIGSLKVGYNKVFGYFLEVQRSKADRVPEDYLRRQTLVAAERYITPELKEKEAVVVRGRERLAGLEARLFRRLLEELDRWTPELAKLSGALARLDTVASLAETAARGGWCKPKLDLSRDLELAEGRHPLVERHGKGPFVPNDCRLSGGDRQLMLLTGPNMAGKSTYLRQVGLAVILAQMGSFVPARAMRLGLVDAVFTRVGAADDIARGLSTFMVEMTETARIVNCATPRSLLLLDEVGRGTSTTDGVAIAWAVAEHLHDSGELAARTVFATHYHELTRLVEVLPRAFNMQMAVSESGGEVRFLHLVEEGAARSSYGVHVARLAGLPRGVIRRARALLKELEDGRVGPPTAQMALSAPEPGDDEPDYGWLAAELRGVKPETLSPLAALNLLAQWRNRLTGDDSEET